A single Natranaerobius thermophilus JW/NM-WN-LF DNA region contains:
- a CDS encoding class I SAM-dependent methyltransferase: MSLYQQLSLYYDELFPVKMNKVHWIWDKLGLQKKDKILDLGCGTGDYVLSFAKQDIYSYGIDNDHGMIDMAINKIQKNEITGAHVAVGDMLQDYPFNEKFNGIFCIGNTLPHVNSFEDVYQCLQIAYNYLNPKGRLLVQTVNFDQDGADSKEFPVLTARKGQVKFYRQYRPHNEREDKVLFETLLQITDNHENYQDETELLILTKDKLTSMLERAGFQVKNSYCGFEEQIWNQNCSSTVILAEKM, from the coding sequence ATGAGCTTATACCAGCAGTTATCTTTATATTACGATGAACTGTTTCCAGTCAAAATGAACAAAGTTCATTGGATCTGGGATAAACTAGGACTACAAAAGAAGGATAAAATCTTAGATCTGGGCTGTGGTACAGGGGATTATGTGCTATCATTTGCCAAGCAGGACATTTATTCTTACGGGATTGATAACGATCATGGCATGATAGATATGGCTATTAATAAAATTCAAAAAAATGAAATTACAGGGGCTCATGTAGCAGTAGGAGATATGTTACAAGATTATCCCTTTAATGAAAAATTTAATGGGATTTTTTGTATCGGAAACACTTTGCCCCATGTTAACAGCTTTGAAGATGTTTATCAGTGTTTACAAATAGCATATAATTATTTAAATCCAAAAGGTCGGCTGCTAGTTCAGACTGTGAACTTTGATCAGGATGGGGCTGATTCAAAAGAATTTCCAGTATTAACTGCCAGAAAAGGGCAGGTGAAATTTTACCGTCAATATCGCCCTCATAATGAGAGAGAAGATAAAGTATTATTTGAAACTTTGTTACAAATCACGGATAATCATGAAAACTACCAAGATGAGACCGAACTGCTAATACTAACTAAAGATAAATTAACTTCAATGCTTGAAAGAGCAGGTTTTCAAGTAAAAAACAGCTATTGCGGCTTTGAAGAACAGATCTGGAATCAAAATTGTTCAAGCACAGTAATTCTGGCCGAAAAAATGTAA
- a CDS encoding small, acid-soluble spore protein, alpha/beta type, which translates to MVTQKDEKLDEGRLNEIKDYFKWKTAIEMGLGGKVLKHGWANLTAEESGKIGGIVSKKIKKYYSKKH; encoded by the coding sequence ATGGTTACCCAAAAGGATGAAAAATTAGATGAAGGAAGATTAAATGAAATAAAAGATTATTTTAAATGGAAGACAGCAATTGAAATGGGTTTAGGAGGGAAAGTTCTGAAACATGGTTGGGCAAACCTAACTGCCGAGGAGTCAGGTAAGATAGGTGGTATAGTATCTAAAAAAATTAAAAAATACTATTCTAAAAAACATTAA
- a CDS encoding polyprenyl synthetase family protein yields the protein MKSIDNNNPQIANFKSLILQNLQETLLNDGDTEVQSIINHLLSRQGKLFRPVLVYLSANIHQVDKDRVLKTAMASELIHLASLVHDDIIDNSDYRRGKQTVNYYWGNKSAVLVGDYLFSKAFSILAMIDSPKIMALFTDAISKMCQGELIQLNNAFKSGISREIYFKVIEYKTAALLAACCESGAILSSGNGKSCKSAAALKNYGLHLGRAYQIIDDVMDYTVPMGSSEKPRGKDLTEGIITLPVILLMEKNELTGQELEEFWQAGPTPNQFSLLVRDLNNNRCITEALRIAEHELNLANQYLTQISGEYSELDVLFSMKSQLLQRVNKLQSVTAEI from the coding sequence GTGAAATCTATCGATAACAACAATCCCCAAATCGCCAATTTTAAGTCTCTAATACTCCAAAACTTACAAGAAACATTGCTTAACGATGGAGATACAGAAGTTCAATCTATCATTAATCATCTTTTATCAAGACAAGGAAAGCTTTTTCGACCCGTCCTTGTATATTTATCAGCCAATATTCATCAAGTTGATAAAGATAGGGTATTGAAAACTGCCATGGCTTCTGAGTTGATTCACCTAGCTTCTTTGGTCCACGATGATATCATAGATAATTCTGACTATCGACGGGGGAAACAAACTGTAAATTATTACTGGGGTAATAAATCAGCCGTGCTAGTTGGTGATTATTTATTTTCAAAGGCTTTTTCAATTCTTGCTATGATTGATTCTCCCAAAATTATGGCTCTATTTACCGATGCCATCAGTAAAATGTGTCAAGGAGAGCTTATTCAGTTAAATAACGCCTTTAAAAGTGGTATTTCTAGAGAAATTTATTTTAAAGTGATTGAATATAAAACAGCTGCACTACTTGCAGCTTGTTGTGAGTCCGGTGCTATCTTAAGTTCAGGGAATGGAAAGTCTTGTAAATCGGCAGCAGCTTTAAAAAATTATGGACTTCATTTGGGTAGAGCTTACCAAATCATCGATGATGTAATGGATTATACTGTACCCATGGGTTCTAGCGAAAAACCACGAGGGAAAGACCTTACTGAAGGCATTATTACTTTACCCGTAATTTTATTAATGGAAAAGAATGAGTTGACAGGGCAAGAGCTAGAAGAATTTTGGCAGGCAGGTCCGACCCCAAACCAGTTTAGTCTCCTTGTGCGAGACCTTAATAATAACAGATGTATTACTGAAGCCCTCAGAATTGCTGAACATGAGTTGAATTTAGCTAATCAATATTTAACACAAATTAGTGGAGAGTACAGTGAGCTCGATGTCTTGTTTTCTATGAAAAGTCAACTTTTACAGCGTGTAAACAAACTACAATCAGTCACCGCCGAAATCTGA
- the argS gene encoding arginine--tRNA ligase, with the protein MEIFRQKIAELLLEETGLDLEDIKENVEVPPDRNLGDFAFPCFKLAKIKKKNPAQIASEIVENIEAGEYFSAIEATGPYINFTCNLEKLNQDTLERIYTQGRGYGKSSEGDGKTVVIDFSSPNIAKPFGFGHLRSTVIGNSLANVYETLGYNVERINHLGDWGTQFGNLIAAYLKWGNEQELEKDPIEYLYDLYVKFHEEMEEDPSLKDEGREWFRKLEEGDETAEKLWEWFREMSLKDFERIYRKLGVKFDSNKGEAFYNDKLEDTIETIKDSGIATYSQGALIVDLNEENLPPCLLKKQDGATLYITRDLTAAFYRYENYQFDKALYVVGADQELHFNQMFNVLKKMGCDWAENMEHVPFGLIRFQDRKMSTRKGNMVYLEDVLEKAKQLALETIREKNPELDNQEDIAEMVGVGAVIFGDLSNDRVKEVNFDWDKILDFNGETAPYLQYTHARICSVLKKADITPEYDKDIVKHLQSDYEKNVIQLLAGFTDALKRTRDANKPHILARYLLDLGREFNRFYNHCPILNETEEVKQARLILIDAVRQVLANGLGIMGIKAPEAM; encoded by the coding sequence ATGGAAATTTTTCGCCAGAAAATAGCAGAGTTACTGCTGGAAGAAACCGGGCTTGATCTTGAGGACATTAAAGAAAACGTTGAAGTTCCCCCGGACCGTAACCTGGGAGATTTTGCCTTTCCTTGTTTTAAACTGGCCAAGATAAAGAAAAAAAATCCAGCTCAAATTGCATCGGAAATAGTTGAAAATATTGAAGCAGGAGAATACTTTTCAGCTATAGAAGCTACAGGTCCATATATTAATTTCACCTGTAATCTTGAAAAATTAAACCAGGACACCTTAGAAAGGATTTATACCCAAGGCCGTGGATACGGAAAATCTTCTGAAGGGGATGGGAAAACAGTAGTTATCGACTTTTCATCACCAAATATAGCCAAACCTTTTGGATTTGGTCACCTTCGTTCTACTGTTATTGGCAATTCCCTGGCAAATGTTTATGAGACCTTAGGGTATAATGTGGAAAGAATTAATCATTTAGGAGACTGGGGAACTCAGTTTGGCAATTTGATTGCCGCATATTTGAAATGGGGAAACGAACAAGAGTTAGAAAAAGACCCCATTGAATATTTATATGATTTGTATGTCAAGTTTCATGAAGAAATGGAAGAAGACCCGTCTTTGAAAGATGAAGGAAGGGAATGGTTTAGAAAGCTTGAGGAAGGCGATGAGACGGCGGAAAAGCTTTGGGAATGGTTTAGAGAAATGAGTTTAAAAGATTTTGAACGTATTTACCGTAAACTTGGAGTTAAGTTTGATAGTAACAAAGGTGAAGCTTTTTACAATGATAAGTTGGAAGACACCATAGAAACCATCAAAGATTCTGGAATCGCTACTTATAGTCAAGGTGCATTAATTGTAGATTTAAACGAAGAAAATTTACCACCTTGTTTATTAAAGAAACAAGATGGTGCCACATTATACATTACTAGAGATTTAACTGCAGCCTTCTATCGATACGAAAACTATCAATTTGATAAAGCTCTATATGTAGTGGGAGCTGATCAGGAACTGCATTTTAACCAAATGTTCAATGTTCTAAAGAAAATGGGTTGTGATTGGGCTGAAAATATGGAGCATGTACCCTTTGGGTTAATTAGATTCCAAGATAGGAAAATGTCTACTCGCAAAGGAAATATGGTTTACTTAGAAGACGTTCTTGAAAAAGCAAAACAACTGGCCCTTGAAACTATTAGAGAAAAGAACCCTGAATTAGATAATCAAGAAGATATTGCAGAAATGGTGGGAGTAGGAGCTGTAATTTTTGGTGACCTAAGCAATGACAGGGTTAAAGAAGTGAATTTTGATTGGGATAAAATTTTAGACTTCAATGGAGAAACAGCACCTTATTTACAATATACACATGCGCGAATTTGTAGTGTATTGAAAAAAGCTGATATTACGCCAGAGTATGACAAAGACATAGTTAAGCACTTGCAGTCAGACTATGAAAAGAATGTGATTCAGTTGTTGGCTGGATTCACAGATGCTTTAAAACGAACTAGGGATGCCAACAAACCTCATATACTAGCCAGGTATCTGCTGGATTTAGGTAGAGAATTCAACCGTTTTTATAACCATTGCCCTATCTTGAATGAAACCGAAGAAGTAAAACAGGCTCGATTAATACTCATTGATGCTGTGAGACAGGTTTTAGCTAATGGCCTAGGTATTATGGGTATTAAAGCTCCTGAAGCAATGTAA
- a CDS encoding pyruvate kinase alpha/beta domain-containing protein: protein METLITFENSGQDNTNRALELAVERGKELGVTDYIVASNNGDTALILADLLKDQEANINCVTHHVGFKEPGQDEMSQENREKLSNQGISVLTTTHLFANIERAVTNEFGGLYPGGIVSATLRCFGQGVKVTFEISTMALDAGLIPYGKKVIAIGGSGRGADSAVVITPAHGKDFFKTSLHEIICKPAL from the coding sequence GTGGAAACATTGATTACTTTTGAAAATTCCGGTCAGGATAATACAAATCGAGCTTTAGAGTTAGCTGTAGAGCGTGGAAAAGAGCTAGGAGTAACAGATTATATTGTGGCCTCGAATAACGGTGATACTGCATTAATACTTGCCGATCTCTTAAAAGATCAGGAAGCAAATATTAATTGTGTTACTCATCATGTAGGTTTCAAAGAACCTGGTCAGGATGAAATGTCCCAGGAAAACAGAGAAAAATTATCTAATCAAGGAATTTCTGTATTAACTACTACCCATTTATTTGCTAATATTGAAAGAGCTGTAACCAATGAATTCGGTGGCTTATATCCTGGTGGAATTGTTTCAGCAACTTTAAGATGTTTTGGACAGGGAGTAAAAGTAACTTTTGAAATCTCTACCATGGCATTAGATGCTGGTTTGATTCCCTATGGAAAGAAAGTGATTGCCATAGGAGGCAGTGGTCGGGGAGCTGATTCTGCCGTGGTTATTACTCCAGCTCATGGCAAAGACTTTTTTAAGACATCTCTACATGAAATAATTTGTAAGCCAGCTTTATAG
- a CDS encoding COG2426 family protein translates to MLDLNYLIDVLKVIVFSMLPVVEIRGGIPLGISLGFHPIQAFIFSALGNIAIILPLIVILNLLDPFFRSLPGIRLIYEKSIDRVLARRDRYLKYGKYVLFFFVAIPFPTTGAWTACLASYIFQIPKKDSFWIISTGVLTAGLIVLLISQTTISFLTFLD, encoded by the coding sequence ATGTTAGATCTTAATTATTTAATTGATGTATTGAAAGTTATCGTCTTTTCAATGCTACCTGTAGTGGAAATTAGAGGGGGAATTCCTTTAGGAATTTCTCTAGGATTTCATCCTATTCAGGCATTTATATTTAGTGCACTAGGTAATATAGCTATAATCTTACCTTTAATCGTGATATTAAACTTGCTTGATCCATTCTTTCGTTCTTTACCCGGAATTCGATTAATTTACGAAAAATCTATTGACAGAGTCCTAGCACGTAGAGATAGGTATTTAAAGTATGGAAAATACGTGTTATTCTTTTTTGTAGCAATCCCCTTTCCTACTACCGGAGCATGGACAGCTTGCCTGGCTTCTTATATTTTTCAAATACCCAAAAAAGATTCATTTTGGATAATAAGTACAGGAGTACTAACTGCTGGTTTAATTGTTCTATTAATTTCTCAAACAACAATTTCATTTTTAACTTTCTTAGATTAA
- a CDS encoding rubredoxin-like domain-containing protein → MWKCEVCNLILDVEEAPEKCPRCGAPKEKFMELTGESQEKVEKSRETNALLMELCELMEQAENISEEGIEINLDPGCLALFKQAKEQANVLKQSSKAEIEVHVGKGKWG, encoded by the coding sequence ATGTGGAAATGTGAAGTTTGTAATTTAATTCTTGATGTAGAAGAAGCACCGGAAAAATGTCCGAGATGCGGTGCACCCAAGGAAAAATTCATGGAACTAACTGGAGAGTCCCAGGAAAAAGTCGAAAAATCAAGGGAAACAAATGCTTTATTAATGGAACTTTGTGAACTAATGGAACAGGCTGAGAATATTTCAGAAGAGGGGATAGAAATTAATCTTGACCCCGGTTGCCTTGCCTTGTTTAAACAGGCCAAAGAACAGGCTAATGTTCTCAAGCAGTCATCAAAGGCGGAAATTGAAGTTCATGTTGGAAAAGGAAAATGGGGATAA
- a CDS encoding tetraprenyl-beta-curcumene synthase family protein, with translation MQFKSLSLMIFKVLPFVNRELNYWYDVISNASSDFLSEQGQLSIKFKKFHCQGGSVYSLYKGSFDEDVARFIVAFQTISDYLDNLCDRSGIYEERSFAKLHQAMLDIFNTDEVNLSVSGEGYYKYYPHTDDDSYLINLVQTCRQELSKFKEIDLVRDDLYFYTKLYTELQIYKHLELDKRESKLKSWHEHYTTKLNSAGNLYWWEFASASGSTLLIFALIALMSKNYDETSHRSILNCYFPWICGLHILLDYLIDQEEDYREQDLNFVFFYPNKEMMLTRLKYFVNKSLESIKELPNADFHKMVVKGLLALYLSDPKIESQGMELLRNDLLSTGGSDTLMLYKVCKSLRRVGVI, from the coding sequence TTGCAGTTCAAATCACTTAGTTTAATGATTTTTAAAGTTCTACCCTTTGTAAATCGGGAATTAAATTACTGGTACGATGTGATTTCCAATGCCTCTAGTGATTTTTTAAGTGAACAAGGACAATTAAGCATTAAATTTAAAAAATTTCACTGTCAGGGTGGAAGTGTCTATTCACTATACAAAGGAAGTTTCGACGAGGATGTGGCTCGATTTATTGTAGCTTTTCAAACAATCAGCGATTATCTTGATAATTTGTGCGATCGTTCTGGTATTTATGAAGAAAGAAGTTTTGCAAAACTACATCAAGCAATGCTTGATATTTTTAATACTGATGAAGTCAATTTGTCAGTTTCAGGAGAAGGATATTATAAATATTATCCTCATACAGATGATGACAGTTATCTGATCAATTTAGTACAGACTTGTAGACAGGAATTAAGTAAATTTAAAGAAATTGACTTAGTTAGAGATGACTTGTATTTCTATACCAAGCTCTACACAGAATTACAAATTTACAAGCATCTAGAACTAGATAAAAGAGAATCCAAGTTAAAGTCCTGGCATGAGCATTATACCACTAAATTGAATAGTGCTGGAAATTTATACTGGTGGGAATTTGCCAGTGCATCTGGTTCTACATTATTGATTTTTGCTTTAATTGCTTTGATGTCTAAAAATTACGATGAAACCTCACACCGGTCAATTTTGAACTGTTATTTTCCTTGGATTTGTGGACTTCATATTTTACTTGATTATTTAATTGATCAAGAGGAGGATTATCGAGAACAAGATCTAAATTTTGTGTTTTTTTATCCTAATAAAGAAATGATGTTGACAAGATTAAAGTACTTTGTCAACAAGTCCTTAGAATCCATTAAAGAGTTACCAAATGCTGATTTTCATAAAATGGTAGTAAAAGGGTTACTGGCTCTGTACCTATCAGATCCTAAAATTGAAAGTCAGGGAATGGAATTATTGCGAAATGACCTGCTTTCAACTGGAGGTAGTGATACATTAATGTTATATAAAGTCTGTAAATCACTTAGAAGAGTAGGAGTAATCTAG
- a CDS encoding cytochrome c biogenesis CcdA family protein, protein MIETVSISIAFAAGLLFFFSPCVWPMYPAYISYIAGSSIGDVKDGLNKTKVMVNALGFVAGFTLVFVLLGATATGIGEFLDERQNYFRVGAGILIILFGLQLGGFYRLPFLNKEKKINFIPQNPGFFSSAVFGTTFAFAWSPCTTAILFSILLYASQSDTVYQGMVLLAIFSMGFSIPFLLLAYFMRLLHPRLSKFSKYLPLLNKIGGSLLIVIGFLVLFDKFADISLWLFNLVN, encoded by the coding sequence ATGATAGAGACCGTATCAATTTCTATAGCCTTTGCAGCCGGATTATTATTTTTCTTTAGTCCATGCGTATGGCCTATGTATCCGGCTTATATATCATATATTGCGGGTTCTTCAATTGGAGACGTAAAAGACGGGTTAAATAAAACGAAAGTTATGGTAAATGCACTGGGCTTTGTAGCTGGATTTACTTTGGTGTTTGTTCTGCTTGGGGCAACGGCTACGGGGATAGGTGAATTTTTAGATGAACGACAGAACTATTTTCGAGTTGGTGCTGGTATTTTAATCATCTTATTCGGGCTACAATTGGGTGGTTTTTATAGATTACCCTTTCTTAATAAAGAAAAAAAGATCAATTTTATACCACAAAACCCAGGCTTTTTTTCATCGGCTGTTTTTGGAACAACTTTTGCTTTTGCATGGAGTCCTTGTACTACTGCTATTTTATTTTCAATACTCTTATACGCAAGTCAATCAGATACGGTTTATCAGGGAATGGTATTACTAGCGATCTTTTCCATGGGTTTTTCCATTCCATTCTTATTACTTGCTTATTTTATGCGATTACTTCATCCACGCTTGAGCAAGTTTAGTAAATATTTGCCTTTGTTAAATAAAATTGGCGGTAGCTTATTAATAGTTATTGGATTTTTAGTCCTTTTTGATAAGTTTGCAGATATTAGTTTATGGCTGTTTAACTTGGTTAATTAA
- a CDS encoding FAD-dependent oxidoreductase, which produces MTKVIISGGGWAGCAAAIAALKQGAEVSILERTDMLLGSGLVGGIMRNNGRYTAAEEAINMGGGDLFKLIDETTRHKNVDFPGHQHASLYDIASIEPVIRDFLVQNGVQLHLNVTARDVNLKEDKIESLITGHGEVQGDVFIDTTGTAGPMKNCIKYGNGCAQCIYRCSSFGERVSITAQAGIQEITGKNSDGTQGAMSGSCKLLKDSLSEDIVHQLDSTGTAIVSIPQELLESDDFTKKKACQQYALKEYYDNIILLDTGHAKLMTPFFPIEYLRKIPGFEKARFEDPYAGGVGNSIRYMALAPRDNYLNVQGIKNLFCAGEKSGLLVGHTEAIITGTLAGFNAVRYGLDDELIEIPRSTMCGEAIAYVGEQMTTEEGRAIKYTFSGSVLFDYLNQWGYYTTDHEIIEDRIEQAGFKDIFK; this is translated from the coding sequence TTGACTAAAGTAATAATCTCGGGGGGAGGTTGGGCCGGTTGTGCTGCAGCTATTGCAGCTCTAAAACAAGGTGCAGAAGTGAGTATTCTGGAAAGAACGGATATGTTATTGGGTTCCGGTCTAGTCGGAGGGATTATGAGAAATAACGGTAGGTATACTGCTGCAGAAGAAGCTATTAATATGGGTGGAGGAGATTTATTTAAACTCATAGATGAGACAACCAGACATAAAAATGTAGATTTTCCCGGACACCAACATGCTAGTCTTTATGATATAGCCAGTATAGAACCAGTAATCAGGGATTTTTTAGTCCAAAATGGTGTCCAACTACATTTAAATGTTACTGCTAGAGATGTAAATCTCAAAGAAGATAAAATTGAATCTTTAATAACTGGTCATGGAGAAGTCCAAGGAGATGTGTTTATAGACACTACAGGCACAGCAGGACCTATGAAAAATTGCATTAAATATGGAAATGGCTGTGCTCAATGCATCTACAGATGCAGTAGCTTTGGAGAGCGAGTAAGTATCACTGCTCAAGCAGGTATACAAGAAATAACAGGTAAAAATTCCGATGGCACTCAAGGGGCTATGAGTGGATCTTGTAAGCTATTGAAAGATTCATTAAGTGAAGACATAGTGCATCAATTAGATAGCACAGGTACTGCTATAGTATCGATTCCACAAGAACTTTTAGAAAGTGATGACTTTACAAAGAAAAAAGCTTGTCAGCAATATGCTTTAAAGGAATACTATGACAATATTATTCTTTTGGATACAGGTCATGCCAAATTGATGACTCCATTTTTTCCTATTGAATATTTAAGGAAGATTCCTGGTTTTGAGAAAGCCAGATTTGAAGATCCTTATGCTGGAGGAGTAGGCAATTCCATTAGATATATGGCTTTAGCTCCCAGAGATAATTACTTAAATGTTCAAGGAATTAAAAATTTATTTTGTGCTGGAGAGAAATCGGGTTTACTAGTAGGTCATACAGAAGCGATTATAACAGGTACCCTGGCCGGTTTTAATGCTGTACGTTATGGGTTAGATGATGAACTAATTGAAATTCCCCGTTCTACTATGTGTGGCGAAGCTATTGCTTATGTAGGTGAGCAAATGACTACTGAAGAAGGTAGAGCTATCAAGTATACTTTTTCGGGTTCAGTATTATTTGATTACTTAAATCAATGGGGATACTATACCACCGATCACGAAATCATTGAAGATAGAATCGAACAAGCAGGTTTTAAGGATATTTTCAAATAA
- a CDS encoding DUF503 domain-containing protein — protein sequence MEVGILEIDISIGGIRSLKEKRKILKSTITRLKNKFNLSVAEVGYHDKWQRATLGVAAVSTDKRYLDKILQKSIDMLEKEGHFELIDYQMYFW from the coding sequence ATGGAGGTAGGAATTCTAGAGATTGACATCAGTATAGGTGGAATTAGGTCTTTGAAAGAAAAACGGAAAATTTTAAAGAGCACTATCACCAGACTTAAAAACAAATTTAATTTGTCAGTGGCAGAAGTTGGTTATCATGATAAATGGCAGCGGGCGACTTTAGGTGTAGCGGCTGTCAGTACTGATAAAAGATATTTAGATAAAATTTTACAAAAGTCCATTGATATGTTAGAAAAAGAAGGACATTTTGAACTTATAGATTACCAAATGTATTTTTGGTAA